GAGGGGCATTCGAATGGCGAAACACCGGTGGTGCGGTATGTCCATCCATTGCTCCCGGCTGGACAAGCCGGCTTGCGCTCAGGTTCGAAGCTGTTAGCGCTTAATGGGGAAGATGCAACACAGTGGACCCCAAGTGAGGTGATGAGGCGAGCTTCAGTGGCGGCGCTGGCCAGAATTCAGCCATTGATGGTTCGGGTGAGTCTGCGTGGCCGGATTGAGGAGGTGCCGATCACGGCGGTGTCTTCCTGCCGGTATCGGCTGGTTGTGATTCAGGATGAGGCCGTCAATGCTTTTGCAGATGGGAAAGCCATTGCCGTGACCCGCGGACTCTTGCGCATGGTCAGGTCCGATGCTGAGTTGGCCTTGGTGATTGCTCATGAAATTGCCCATAATGCCTTGGCTCACAGCCAGACGGCTCAGCTGGATCAGGCGCTCAGGGCCGTACTGTCGGCTCATGTGGTGAAAGGGGTGGATGTGGGGCCGCCGAAGTCGAGGCATGAGTTTGAATTGGCGGCCGACCGGATCGGGTTGTATATTGTGGCCCGCGCCGGATATGAGCCACAGAGGGCGATCGATTTCTGGCGACGAATGGCTCTGCTGCCTTCTCATGCGGATGATGCCTATGGGCGTGACCATCCGTCGACGGAGGAGCGCTTGGAGTCGCTTGAACAGGCAGCGGAGGTCCTCGCGGTGAAGCAAGTAAAGGGAGATCCCCTTCGTCCTTAAGCTGGATGGTTCACTCTTGTGGAGTGGAGGTGGGGCGTCTTCGCTGAAGACTCAGCGGCAAGCTGCGGGGAGGTTCATTTGCGCAGCTCTTCAAGCGTTTTTCTGGCGTCATCGGATCCCGGAAATGTTGGATTGAGTTGTAATGCCGTCTGGAGTGCTTTGGTCGCTTTGGCAGGCTCTCCTCTTTTATAGAGGGTCATGCCGTAGTGGTATTGGACGACGGGGTTGGTGTGAAGTTTGGCCGCAGCTTCCCTCAGAAGGCTGTCAGCCGTGAGGAAAACGCCTTTTTTATAGTAGATCCACCCAAGGGTGTCAGCAATGATGGGATCTTGGGGCCAGACCTCCCTTGCAGTTTTTGCATAGGTCAGCGCCTGTTCAGGATTTCCTCCGTTTTCAATAAGGTACCAGGCTAAATTATTGGCGGCCGGTGCAAATCGAGGGTTGGTCTTCAGTGCCTCCTCATAGAAAGCGGATGCCTTTTCCGGTTGATTTTTAGCTTCGAGCACCAGTCCAAGCAACATCAAAGCCTGAACATTTCCGGGCGTTTTGCGCACGGCGGATTCCAGCTCCTGGATGGCTTGATCGAGTTTGCCGATACGGGCATACAACTCGGCCAGGCTGGTATAGGCTGTCAGGGGAGCGTCTTTGCTCTGAATGGCGGCCTTAAATGCACCTTCAGCATTGGAGGTGTCCTTCTCCACCATGAACAGCCGTCCGAGCAGCACATGGGCAAGAGGATTGTCAGGGGCGATCTTCATCTGGCGCGTGACACGTTCGCGGGCTTGTTGGGTTTTCCCCTGGGCGGTCAAGATCG
The Nitrospira sp. genome window above contains:
- a CDS encoding M48 family metallopeptidase, yielding MGSLQERWLADEMKVVEIVWPLLVAATEFCPLETEPTYGFLLDSARRDAEEGHSNGETPVVRYVHPLLPAGQAGLRSGSKLLALNGEDATQWTPSEVMRRASVAALARIQPLMVRVSLRGRIEEVPITAVSSCRYRLVVIQDEAVNAFADGKAIAVTRGLLRMVRSDAELALVIAHEIAHNALAHSQTAQLDQALRAVLSAHVVKGVDVGPPKSRHEFELAADRIGLYIVARAGYEPQRAIDFWRRMALLPSHADDAYGRDHPSTEERLESLEQAAEVLAVKQVKGDPLRP